The Lytechinus pictus isolate F3 Inbred chromosome 10, Lp3.0, whole genome shotgun sequence genome includes a window with the following:
- the LOC135155829 gene encoding voltage-dependent T-type calcium channel subunit alpha-1G-like, which translates to MEEQRKRFRSSSTLASNGEVGSCYDEILKYIGHLFRHVSRWFRRWRKRMHSKRKSKVMPAISLRRKKKRTRSVHLHHHLHHHHHYHFGNVNSQAPRASPEDSDVSSSPSRKHKLAIPSSNGSAASLQSMNYCTEKISKLEPSPLCQAPLSSPYHMTTTLSIHRASSINYPTTNSKDLNQAVAFAKMASDKEGSTPTTPSNVSPGRLQEKWTELCGGNHMSRYSKLPPIKTDTGKDSLAPSHPPLAQRLSAPPLTQPGSPNSHLTPPSPCLAMHSSCPVHSPCPVHTPCPTHSPCISSKNPHSNSHSCSHVCTSEHRSEEYAWSDSDTSSTTDDSDSDSDTESKAEMQRYKVQRRRYKYGYLSVLTEKVQEIVESKYFMRGILVCILINTLSMGIEFHGQVG; encoded by the exons ATGGAAGAGCAACGTAAAAGATTTCGATCTAGCAGCACGCTTGCAAGCAATGGCGAGGTTGGAAGCTGCTACGATGAAATCCTCAAGTACATTGGACATTTATTCCGTCACGTGAGTCGGTGGTTTCGACGATGGCGAAAACGAATGCATAGTAAGCGAAAGAGCAAAGTCATGCCAGCAATATCGTTACGACGCAAAAAGAAAAGGACTAGAAGCgttcatcttcaccatcatctccaccaccaccaccattaccactTCGGGAATGTCAATTCTCAAGCGCCCAGAGCGAGTCCGGAGGACAGCGACGTCAGCTCGTCGCCGTCGCGGAAACATAAACTGGCAATACCGTCCAGCAATGGCAGTGCTGCGTCACTGCAGTCAATGAACTACTGTACAGAGAAGATCTCTAAACTGGAACCATCACCGCTGTGTCAAGCTCCATTGTCTTCCCCTTATCACATGACCACCACATTGTCCATTCACAGAGCTTCGTCCATTAATTACCCAACCACAAACTCCAAAGATTTAAACCAAGCAGTAGCTTTTGCCAAGATGGCCTCTGACAAGGAAGGGAGTACACCTACCACACCCAGTAATGTGTCACCAGGCAGACTCCAGGAGAAGTGGACAGAGCTCTGTGGAGGCAACCACATGAGCAGATACAGCAAACTGCCACCTATTAAAACAGATACTGGAAAAG ATTCCTTGGCGCCGTCCCACCCACCTCTAGCCCAGCGCCTCTCAGCCCCGCCCCTCACCCAGCCTGGCAGTCCAAACTCCCACCTGACGCCGCCTTCACCGTGCCTAGCGATGCATTCCTCTTGCCCGGTCCATTCCCCGTGCCCCGTCCACACTCCCTGCCCGACCCACTCTCCCTGCATCTCCTCCAAGAACCCTCATTCCAACTCGCATTCCTGCTCCCACGTCTGCACCTCCGAGCACCGCTCCGAAGAGTACGCGTGGAGCGACTCCGACACCTCCTCCACGACCGACGACTCCGATTCCGACTCGGACACGGAGAGCAAGGCCGAGATGCAGAGGTACAAGGTCCAGAGGCGGCGCTACAAGTACGGCTACCTGAGCGTCCTCACAGAGAAGGTGCAGGAGATCGTCGAGAGCAAGTACTTCATGAGGGGTATCCTAGTCTGTATCCTCATCAACACCCTGAGTATGGGCATTGAATTCCACGGACAGGTAGGGTGA